The genomic segment GCGAAGCGCTCGCGCTCTTCCACCAGACCGTAGCCGATCTCCACATCGACCCAGGCGTTCGCGACCCGGCGGCGGCCGGTCGCGCGCCACTCGTCGCGTTCCGCCGGGGTGAGTGCGTTCCATCGCCGGTCGAGGAACCCGAACGCGGGCGCGAGCAGTACCGCTCCGACAACCGATCCGGGGTATTCCTTCGCGAACCACGCGGACGCGAACCCACCCATGCTCGACCCGACGAGGCCGAGCTGCGTGTGCCCGCGTTCGGCCAGCCAGGCGCGCACGGCGGCGAGGTCTTCGAGCAATCGGCTCGCGCGCAGTTCGTGCATCGCGCCGCCCGACTCCCCGTGCCCGCGGAAATCGAATGCGGCGAAACTCCACCCGCGCCGGGCACACTCGTTGCGCACGGCTTCGGCCTTCTCACCGCCGCGGTGACTGCCGAACCCGTGGACCCACACGACCGCGAACTCCGGCCGCTCCGGGCCAGGTTCATACGTTCCCGCGAGGGCGCCGGCGGACGACACGGCGACGCGGACGGGTGTCGGTGTCATGGCAACGCCAAGCGGCACGAAGAGTGCGGGAGTTAAGGAAACGCGTTCTTGCGGCGCACTACCCTTGTGCGGCCCGCGGGCGCGGTTTATCATAGGGGTGTCGGTTCAACCGACGACCGTTCCCGATGCCAGGATCGGCCTCTTCAAACTACAGCATTAACTCGGCACCCGACCGCCGCCACTCACGACGACGGCCGCCTCGACAACCCTACCGCGGCGTGGCCCGAAGCCGACACGCGGTTCCGCACGACGACCCGCTCCGACACTTTCGGGCGCCTCCCGCGCTCGCTCCGAGACCGACGGCTTGGTTGACCGTCGCCCGTTTCGTCCGCTCGCCCTTTCATGAGGACCGTGTCATGGACTTCCGTCCGCTCGCCGAGGCCGAACGCCGCCAGCTGATTACCGCCCTTCGGGGACACGCGGATCGCGGCGTCGCACTACTTATCGATTCGAAAGACACGAGTTACGCCGGGACGGCCGAAGAAGTACCCGACGAACAGGTGGTCGCCGCGGTGAAGTCC from the Frigoriglobus tundricola genome contains:
- a CDS encoding alpha/beta hydrolase, which translates into the protein MTPTPVRVAVSSAGALAGTYEPGPERPEFAVVWVHGFGSHRGGEKAEAVRNECARRGWSFAAFDFRGHGESGGAMHELRASRLLEDLAAVRAWLAERGHTQLGLVGSSMGGFASAWFAKEYPGSVVGAVLLAPAFGFLDRRWNALTPAERDEWRATGRRRVANAWVDVEIGYGLVEERERFAPPHLVRGWATPALLFHGLLDDTVPDSDSEFFLRHVDYPHVELRLLKDGDHRLTAHKDAIAAAVGAFFADLLEE